The following proteins are encoded in a genomic region of Haloarcula salinisoli:
- a CDS encoding group I intron-associated PD-(D/E)XK endonuclease produces MKSHERGDATEARVIAELKERGIPVAIPFSDNQRYDIVVETPAAELLRIQIKTGRLHDGKIDFHGKSQHTNSAGNTYQTYDGDVDYFLVYTPTLDSLHAIGEHEFETRIRLRVDEPEQADSSINWADEYEFDDRWPLQPTRQS; encoded by the coding sequence ATGAAATCACACGAGCGGGGCGACGCAACAGAGGCACGGGTCATTGCAGAGTTGAAAGAGCGAGGGATACCAGTCGCTATCCCATTTAGCGATAACCAGCGGTACGACATCGTCGTCGAAACGCCGGCAGCCGAATTACTCCGAATTCAAATCAAAACTGGGCGGTTACATGATGGGAAAATCGACTTTCACGGCAAATCTCAGCACACGAACTCGGCCGGAAACACCTACCAGACGTACGACGGTGACGTCGATTACTTCCTCGTTTATACGCCGACACTCGACAGTCTTCACGCGATTGGCGAGCACGAGTTCGAGACACGAATTCGCCTGCGGGTCGACGAGCCGGAACAGGCCGATTCGAGCATCAACTGGGCCGACGAGTACGAGTTCGACGACCGCTG